The following proteins are co-located in the Robbsia betulipollinis genome:
- a CDS encoding DUF979 domain-containing protein, protein MTLSITTFFWLLGVLLFIIGGLIIGDRAHPRRFSAGGFWILYGALFLASDRLPGWLVGAAVIVMALIAGFGGVTGAKPSMPAESVRRDTALRLRNKLFLPALTIPFVTVLGTLLAPHLVFGGVPLIDPKNVTLVSFGVGCIVALAAACVVTRDTVWQSAKEARRLLDALSWAVVLPQMLGILGLVFADAGVGKAVAHVTTSYVNMDYRFVAVVVYCVGMALFTIVMGNGFAAFPVMTGGVGVPILIGVFHGNPAPMVAIGMFSGYCGTLLTPMAANYNIVPAALLELPDKYGVIKVQVPTALTMLVINIVLLNTLMFL, encoded by the coding sequence ATGACACTCTCGATCACCACCTTCTTCTGGCTGCTCGGCGTTCTGCTGTTCATCATCGGCGGGCTCATCATCGGTGACCGGGCGCACCCCCGCCGTTTCTCCGCGGGCGGCTTCTGGATCCTGTACGGCGCGCTGTTTCTCGCCTCCGACCGCCTGCCGGGCTGGCTCGTCGGCGCGGCGGTCATCGTGATGGCGTTGATCGCGGGCTTTGGCGGCGTGACCGGCGCGAAACCGTCGATGCCCGCGGAGTCGGTTCGCCGCGATACCGCGCTGCGGCTGCGCAACAAGCTCTTCCTGCCAGCGCTGACGATCCCCTTCGTGACGGTGCTCGGCACCCTGCTCGCGCCGCATCTCGTCTTCGGCGGCGTGCCGCTCATTGATCCCAAAAACGTCACGCTGGTATCGTTCGGCGTGGGCTGCATCGTCGCGCTTGCCGCGGCCTGCGTGGTCACGCGGGACACGGTATGGCAGTCCGCGAAGGAAGCCCGTCGCCTGCTCGACGCGCTCTCCTGGGCCGTGGTGCTGCCGCAAATGCTGGGGATTCTCGGCCTGGTGTTCGCGGACGCGGGCGTGGGCAAGGCCGTGGCGCACGTGACCACCTCCTACGTCAACATGGATTACCGATTCGTCGCGGTGGTAGTCTATTGCGTGGGCATGGCGCTGTTCACCATCGTCATGGGCAACGGCTTCGCGGCCTTTCCGGTGATGACCGGGGGCGTCGGCGTACCGATCCTGATCGGTGTGTTCCACGGCAACCCCGCGCCGATGGTCGCCATCGGCATGTTTTCGGGATATTGTGGCACGCTGCTCACGCCGATGGCCGCGAACTACAATATCGTGCCCGCGGCACTGCTCGAATTGCCGGACAAGTACGGCGTGATCAAGGTGCAGGTGCCCACCGCGCTGACGATGCTGGTCATCAATATTGTCCTGTTGAATACTCTGATGTTTCTGTAA
- a CDS encoding LysR substrate-binding domain-containing protein yields MHWIAQRGLLPSDPASLARAMLRWPILTFGRGTAPHIAVDAMVTRLAVHNNVPLSETRVTCMPSVAAMIHLLRDGYGVAAVPSLLVTAYLDSGELVALTGLHAPPPIVVAMCRRADAGVATLAAEQAAHDVCRGFCVTHGKALIEAL; encoded by the coding sequence GTGCACTGGATCGCCCAGCGCGGCCTGCTGCCTTCCGATCCCGCGTCCCTCGCGCGCGCGATGTTGCGCTGGCCCATCCTGACCTTCGGGCGAGGAACCGCGCCGCACATCGCCGTGGACGCGATGGTCACCCGCCTCGCGGTCCATAACAACGTGCCGCTGTCCGAGACGCGCGTGACGTGCATGCCGTCGGTGGCGGCGATGATCCATTTGCTCAGGGACGGTTACGGCGTCGCCGCCGTGCCGAGCTTGCTGGTCACCGCCTATCTCGACAGCGGCGAACTGGTGGCGTTGACGGGTCTGCACGCGCCGCCACCGATCGTCGTGGCCATGTGTCGGCGCGCCGATGCGGGGGTCGCCACGCTCGCGGCCGAACAGGCCGCACACGACGTTTGCCGCGGTTTCTGCGTGACGCACGGCAAGGCGCTGATCGAAGCATTGTGA
- a CDS encoding LysR substrate-binding domain-containing protein: MRYFDIPVLRSFLLIAEGKSFAEAASVVGRSASAITQQIKRLEDDIGARVFVRTARAVTLTPDGERLIAHAQRLLLLHDEAMLAFFDAPGRILRLGITQDIAELTMPSLIHAFRQRYPDLSLEVRVDRAEMLVGQIRNQQLDLAIAERREDGANLGVIGSTPMLWLGDAAFSLPKTGRVPIAMLNEPCMFRSTSLEALSTTGLFGDVLYTSPSLQGVFAFCSWRHAVTVRTALALQHSGLVDVGPRLGLPELPRLSYCGYSKNKDHREVKEWLIEQVAETFRPDRRGTAMAKSSLAEIMATLAE, encoded by the coding sequence ATGCGATATTTTGACATTCCCGTGCTGCGCAGCTTCCTTCTGATCGCGGAAGGCAAGAGCTTCGCGGAAGCGGCGTCCGTGGTGGGGCGTTCGGCGTCCGCCATCACCCAGCAGATCAAGCGGCTCGAGGACGATATCGGCGCGCGGGTGTTCGTCCGCACCGCCCGCGCCGTCACCCTGACGCCCGACGGCGAACGCCTGATCGCGCACGCACAGCGGCTGCTGTTGCTGCACGACGAGGCGATGCTGGCTTTCTTCGACGCGCCGGGCAGGATCCTGCGCCTGGGGATCACGCAGGATATCGCCGAGCTGACGATGCCGTCCCTGATCCACGCCTTTCGCCAGCGCTACCCCGATCTTTCGCTGGAGGTACGGGTCGACCGCGCCGAGATGCTGGTCGGCCAGATCCGCAACCAGCAGCTGGACCTGGCCATTGCCGAGCGCCGCGAGGATGGCGCCAACCTCGGCGTCATCGGTTCCACTCCGATGCTGTGGTTGGGCGATGCCGCATTCTCGCTGCCCAAGACGGGGCGCGTGCCCATCGCGATGCTCAACGAGCCGTGCATGTTCCGTTCCACTTCGCTCGAGGCGCTGTCCACCACCGGGCTTTTCGGCGACGTGCTTTATACCAGCCCGAGCCTGCAGGGCGTCTTCGCCTTTTGCAGCTGGCGGCATGCCGTCACGGTACGCACCGCCCTCGCCCTGCAGCATTCCGGGCTGGTCGATGTCGGCCCCCGGCTCGGCCTGCCGGAATTGCCGCGACTATCGTATTGCGGCTACAGCAAGAACAAGGATCACCGCGAGGTCAAGGAATGGCTGATCGAGCAGGTCGCGGAAACTTTCCGGCCGGACCGCCGGGGCACGGCCATGGCGAAGTCGTCGCTGGCGGAAATCATGGCGACGCTGGCGGAATGA
- a CDS encoding LysR family transcriptional regulator, producing MNLKFLDTFIWVARLRSFSLAADKMHSTQAAISSRISVLEQELGARLFTRDPKGVTLTREGERVLQHAEYVTQGMLRLRASLRDETLEFGSIRIGAMDSAVHSWFVDFVTNVTHQFPNLDVEVTVDTALNLNDQLRKGMLDVVFQTDALREETIQSAELLQLPFSWIVEPGFARAQNIGHEAATAALRALARGKLITFSHHSRPHQDLVRLLQAHGIGASRISCVNSVAAMIKLAQKGFGAAVMPSALVAKELAEGSLHLLGGIIAPPPMPFVMAWRTGSEWPERLIDVAFETVRAYSARVGEDLARLAVP from the coding sequence ATGAATCTCAAGTTTCTGGACACGTTCATATGGGTAGCGCGGCTGCGCAGCTTCAGCCTGGCAGCCGACAAGATGCATTCGACGCAGGCCGCCATCTCCAGCCGGATCTCGGTCCTGGAGCAGGAACTGGGCGCGCGCCTCTTCACCCGTGACCCCAAGGGAGTGACGCTCACTCGCGAGGGCGAGCGCGTCCTGCAGCATGCCGAATACGTCACGCAGGGCATGCTGCGCCTGCGCGCCTCGCTGCGCGACGAAACGCTGGAGTTCGGCTCGATCCGCATCGGCGCGATGGACAGCGCCGTGCACTCGTGGTTCGTCGACTTCGTCACCAACGTCACGCACCAGTTTCCGAACCTCGACGTGGAGGTCACGGTGGACACGGCGCTCAACCTGAACGATCAGTTGCGCAAGGGCATGCTGGACGTGGTATTCCAGACCGACGCGCTGCGCGAGGAAACGATCCAGAGCGCCGAGTTGTTGCAATTGCCGTTTTCGTGGATCGTCGAGCCGGGCTTCGCGCGCGCCCAGAACATCGGCCATGAGGCGGCGACCGCCGCGCTCAGGGCACTGGCGCGCGGCAAGCTCATCACTTTTTCCCACCATTCCCGGCCGCACCAGGACCTCGTGCGGCTCCTGCAGGCACATGGCATCGGGGCGTCGCGCATCAGCTGCGTCAATTCGGTGGCGGCCATGATCAAGCTGGCGCAAAAAGGCTTCGGTGCCGCCGTGATGCCGTCCGCGCTCGTCGCCAAGGAGCTCGCGGAGGGTTCCCTGCACCTGTTGGGCGGCATCATCGCGCCGCCCCCGATGCCCTTCGTCATGGCATGGCGAACCGGCTCGGAATGGCCCGAGCGTTTGATCGACGTCGCCTTTGAAACGGTACGCGCCTACTCGGCGCGCGTGGGCGAGGACCTGGCGCGCCTGGCCGTGCCATAA